In Halobaculum sp. XH14, a single genomic region encodes these proteins:
- a CDS encoding DUF5798 family protein — MGLGSTAKKIQTVADTAEKLYARVNEMREEVDRMRDTVSTTEQRVERVEGELAEQRALVVALAEERGIDPDAVVEEVAATDESSADDAASDDAGTESDGSAA; from the coding sequence ATGGGACTGGGAAGCACGGCCAAGAAGATCCAGACGGTCGCCGACACCGCCGAGAAACTGTACGCGAGGGTGAACGAGATGCGCGAGGAGGTCGACCGGATGCGCGACACCGTCTCCACCACCGAGCAGCGCGTCGAGCGGGTCGAGGGCGAACTGGCCGAGCAGCGCGCGCTCGTCGTCGCGCTCGCCGAGGAGCGGGGCATCGACCCGGATGCCGTCGTCGAGGAGGTCGCGGCGACCGACGAGAGTTCGGCCGATGACGCCGCCTCGGACGACGCGGGGACCGAATCGGACGGGTCGGCCGCCTGA